Proteins from one Chitinivibrionales bacterium genomic window:
- a CDS encoding AAA family ATPase — MLPKKESSTVEFKATFDKETIETLCAFANAKGGSVFIGINDSGKAVGVTLGKETVQQWINQIKMSTAPSIIPDIAINSSGQKEYVEIRIPEYPIKPVACKGRYYMRSGSSNHIMTINQVVDTHLKIFNRSWDYYINPERSLDQISFEKVQAFIDSANKHRVHPVDDGPLDVLQKYELLRNGELSNACYLLFAKEQCLFSTIELGRFQSETIIKDEFRCQSDLFTEVDEVLDFITKHINKEIRISGKAQHDSIWQYPLDAVREVVINAIIHRDYSQPNDSVVKIFDDKIEIFNPGGLPANISIEKLISGKYVSTPRNRLIAEIFKNAGQIEKYGSGIHRVLRLCEEYQCPLPLFEEISNGVMVTLYPVLT, encoded by the coding sequence ATGCTCCCTAAAAAAGAATCCTCAACCGTAGAATTCAAAGCGACATTCGATAAAGAAACAATCGAAACGCTTTGCGCATTCGCAAATGCGAAAGGCGGATCTGTATTTATTGGTATCAATGATTCTGGGAAAGCTGTTGGGGTAACCCTTGGTAAAGAAACTGTCCAGCAGTGGATCAATCAGATCAAGATGTCAACAGCGCCATCTATAATTCCAGACATTGCAATTAACAGTTCCGGCCAAAAAGAGTATGTTGAAATTCGCATACCCGAATATCCAATCAAACCTGTAGCTTGTAAGGGCCGTTATTACATGCGATCGGGTTCTTCTAACCACATAATGACAATAAACCAGGTTGTAGATACACATCTTAAAATATTCAACCGGAGCTGGGATTATTATATAAATCCGGAGCGTTCTCTGGATCAGATCTCTTTTGAAAAAGTGCAAGCTTTTATTGATTCGGCAAATAAGCATCGGGTACATCCTGTTGATGATGGACCTTTAGATGTGTTACAGAAATATGAGTTGCTTCGAAATGGTGAACTTTCCAATGCATGTTATCTGTTATTTGCCAAAGAGCAATGTCTTTTTTCAACAATTGAGCTTGGTAGATTTCAATCAGAAACCATAATTAAAGATGAATTTAGGTGTCAAAGCGACTTATTTACTGAAGTAGATGAGGTTCTGGATTTTATTACCAAGCATATTAATAAAGAAATCCGTATAAGTGGTAAAGCACAACATGATTCAATTTGGCAGTATCCCCTTGATGCTGTGCGTGAAGTTGTTATTAATGCTATTATCCATAGAGACTACTCCCAGCCAAATGATTCTGTTGTTAAAATTTTTGATGATAAAATCGAGATATTCAACCCCGGCGGTCTCCCTGCAAACATTTCAATAGAAAAACTTATATCCGGGAAATATGTCTCTACACCGAGAAATCGACTTATTGCTGAAATATTTAAGAATGCCGGCCAAATTGAAAAATATGGTTCCGGGATTCATCGAGTTTTAAGGTTATGTGAAGAATATCAGTGCCCATTACCCTTATTCGAGGAAATCTCAAATGGTGTAATGGTAACACTGTATCCAGTATTAACC
- a CDS encoding four helix bundle protein, producing MYKVTGTEKFSRDFGLKDQIQRSSVSVVSNIAEGYDRTSKKEFLHFLSISSGSLAELRTQLEIAQAIGYIKADEFKLLDESCCYIGKMLTNLKKSRRT from the coding sequence ATCTACAAAGTCACTGGTACAGAAAAATTCTCCCGGGACTTCGGCTTAAAAGATCAAATCCAGCGTTCATCCGTATCAGTCGTTTCAAATATCGCTGAGGGATACGATCGTACATCAAAAAAAGAATTTCTCCATTTCTTAAGCATTTCCAGCGGTTCACTCGCTGAATTAAGAACACAACTGGAAATCGCCCAAGCAATAGGCTATATAAAAGCAGACGAATTCAAATTGCTTGATGAATCATGTTGTTATATAGGCAAAATGCTCACAAACCTTAAAAAATCCAGAAGAACCTAA